The window AACTGGGCGCGGGCGGTGGACCCGTCGCGTTCGTTGACCAAGGACGTGTACCGGCCGTCCCAGTTGTACGTGCCCCGCGCGAAGGGCGGCTGCGTCGAGCCGAAGAAGATGTCCTGGTACATGTAGCCGCCCTTGAAGGTGTGCGACTTGTACACCTTGGTGAGGTTGTTGCTGAACTGCACGGTGTTGCTGAACCGCTCGCTGACGACCCAGCCGCCATGGCCCAGCAGTCTGAGATCGGAGATCTCCAGCGTGGGCAGCCCGCCGTTCCCCGGCAACTGCGGGATCCCGCCAATGCCGAATTGGCCCGGGATGTCACTGGTATCGTCACCGTTCGGTTGGAGCCGGTTCGTGTGCTCGCGGCTCACGCCCAGGCGTGCCTCGTTGATCAGCGTCGGCGAGAACATGTGGGTGTGGCTGACCGCAAGACCGTTGACGCGTACGGTCTCGGTGCCCTCGTTGAAGCCACCGCCGTCGCCCACGCCCTCGAAGGGTGGAGGCCGCACCTTCTTGTTGTCCGAGAAGCTGTAGCGCGCGAAGAAGCGATCGTTCGCACTGAAGTTGTGGTCGACGCGGATGTCGAACGAGTGGGTGTCGAACGTGTTGGTGCGGTTGACCACGTAGTTGTTGGTCAAGCCGGCTTGGTTCGGCTCCGGATAGAGCTCCAACAGCCGGCGCCCGTCCGCGCTCAAACGGTTCGCGGGAATCCTGTTGCCTGGAAACGCATCGCGAACGTGGCCCGTCGTGGTGGCCACCCTGCCCGTGACCGGATCCAGCTGCCCCGCCTGGAGCTGGCGGGTCGTCGCCGGGTCGAAGATCGTGCCGCGCGCGAAGGAGCGGCCGAGGATGTCCGGTCCGACGATGCCACTTTGGAGGGCGAGCAGATCGGAGAAGTCGGTGAACCCGCTCCCGCGCTGCCCTGCCGTGGGTACGCTGGTCACCCAGGTGTTTGCTTCCTCCATGAGGTTTCCCTCGTAGTCGGCAAACCAGAACGTGTTGCTCCCGAACAACGGTCCCCCCGCCGTGAAGCCGAACTGATTCGTGAGGAAATCACCCTTCTCGAGGTCGGCCGCATTGGCGAAGTAATCGTTGGCGTTGAGCTTTTCGTTCCGGTGGAACTCCCAGACGCTGCCGCGAAATTGACTCGTCCCCGACTTGAGCGTCGTGTTCATCACGGCCCCGCCCGCGCGGCCGTACTCGGCGCTGAACGAGCTCGTCAGCATCTTGATCTCGTCGACCGCGTCGACAGGGGGCTTGATGACATAGGCCACGCCGCTCAGGAAGTCGACATTGCTCGTGTTGTTGTCGATGCCGTCGAGCAAGTAGTTGTTCTGCGCGGGCCTGACCCCATTCGCGGAGAACTGGAGCGGTGCGCGCGCCCCCTGCTGCGGCGGCAGGACCCCGACGCTGAGGCGTGCAAGAGCTGTGTAGTCGCGTCCCGCCATCGGCAAGTTCTCGATGACCTCGGACGGCAGCGTCTGACCAACGGTCCCACTCCCGGTCTCGAGAAGCGGCGCGTCGGCGGTCACCACCAATTCTTCGGCGACGCCGCCAGGCTCGAGCGTCAAGTCCACCTGCGCTTGCTGTTGAATGCTGACGGTGAGACCGCGCCTCTCGACAGTCCGGAAGCTTGGAAGCTCCACCTGCACCGTGTACGTGCCCGTGCGAATCGGCGTGAAGATGTACGTGCCATCTTCGCGCGTCACGGTGGAGAGCGTGAACCCCTGCCCCTCGTGTGTAATGGTGACCGTGGCGCCAGGCAACACCCCGCCCGAGGAGTCTTTCACCGTGCCGAGAATCGTCGCCGTGTCGACCTGCGCGCTTGCGGATGCCTCGAACAGCACCAGCGCCATCATCGACGCCGCACACCCATAGCCGAGCCGTCTCCAGAACACTCGCATCCCCATCGCCCCTCCTCACAACCCACGCTGACCACAAACACGCCGGCGTCTCGCCTGTCCAAGCGCCCCTTCGCGCCTTGCGCCCGACAGGACGACTCCGACGTCACGCAATGACACAAACCTCCACCCGCACGAAGGTGGACTACCGGATAACGGCCGCCTCGGCGAGGCGGCCCTACCTAGCTGTTCCGAATCACCGTG is drawn from Luteitalea sp. and contains these coding sequences:
- a CDS encoding TonB-dependent receptor plug domain-containing protein; amino-acid sequence: MGMRVFWRRLGYGCAASMMALVLFEASASAQVDTATILGTVKDSSGGVLPGATVTITHEGQGFTLSTVTREDGTYIFTPIRTGTYTVQVELPSFRTVERRGLTVSIQQQAQVDLTLEPGGVAEELVVTADAPLLETGSGTVGQTLPSEVIENLPMAGRDYTALARLSVGVLPPQQGARAPLQFSANGVRPAQNNYLLDGIDNNTSNVDFLSGVAYVIKPPVDAVDEIKMLTSSFSAEYGRAGGAVMNTTLKSGTSQFRGSVWEFHRNEKLNANDYFANAADLEKGDFLTNQFGFTAGGPLFGSNTFWFADYEGNLMEEANTWVTSVPTAGQRGSGFTDFSDLLALQSGIVGPDILGRSFARGTIFDPATTRQLQAGQLDPVTGRVATTTGHVRDAFPGNRIPANRLSADGRRLLELYPEPNQAGLTNNYVVNRTNTFDTHSFDIRVDHNFSANDRFFARYSFSDNKKVRPPPFEGVGDGGGFNEGTETVRVNGLAVSHTHMFSPTLINEARLGVSREHTNRLQPNGDDTSDIPGQFGIGGIPQLPGNGGLPTLEISDLRLLGHGGWVVSERFSNTVQFSNNLTKVYKSHTFKGGYMYQDIFFGSTQPPFARGTYNWDGRYTSLVNERDGSTARAQ